The Psychrobium sp. MM17-31 genome window below encodes:
- the zapE gene encoding cell division protein ZapE has translation MLTRYQAAVKAEQLTFDAIQLAAITALDERQKSLACRDPINGLYLYGRVGRGKTMVMDMFFDTLPSKRKLRLHFHHFMAQLHHKLNQLQGQVNPLEQVADDLAAQFDVICFDEFFVADIADAMLLGGVFSALHQRNIMIIATSNTVPDKLYEGGLARDRFLPAIALIKQHLEIFSLDGELDYRTQQTATNSVYFENDSHGFSAYCYSLELEKTNHSVNIYGRDLSVIGESAKTIWFDFMALCDGPRSQNDYMKLADSYDVIVLSDVLQMGGVIEEVTVAKGIEDGDTNYKLTPAAAVQIGYLDDCARRFIALVDEFYDRNKLLVIDAPCAIGALYRGGRVTKAFERTVSRLTQMQSQAYQDKVGQLNNTIFTLE, from the coding sequence GTGCTAACTCGTTATCAAGCTGCTGTTAAAGCAGAGCAACTCACATTCGATGCAATTCAACTTGCTGCCATAACGGCGTTGGATGAACGACAAAAATCACTCGCTTGTAGAGATCCCATTAACGGGCTTTATTTATACGGTCGAGTCGGTCGCGGTAAAACCATGGTGATGGATATGTTTTTCGACACCTTGCCATCAAAGCGCAAACTGCGCTTACATTTTCATCATTTCATGGCGCAGCTGCACCACAAACTCAATCAACTGCAAGGTCAAGTCAATCCGCTTGAGCAAGTTGCTGATGATTTAGCAGCGCAGTTTGATGTGATATGTTTCGACGAGTTTTTCGTCGCTGATATTGCCGACGCGATGTTACTCGGTGGTGTGTTTTCTGCCTTACACCAACGCAATATTATGATTATTGCTACCTCTAATACTGTGCCTGATAAGTTGTATGAAGGCGGTTTGGCGCGAGATAGATTTTTGCCTGCGATTGCGCTTATCAAACAACATTTAGAAATTTTTTCCCTCGATGGTGAGCTAGATTATCGCACCCAACAAACTGCAACTAATTCGGTCTATTTTGAAAACGACAGCCATGGCTTTAGCGCGTATTGCTACAGCTTAGAGTTGGAAAAAACTAACCATAGCGTAAATATTTACGGTCGCGATTTGTCAGTGATTGGTGAGAGCGCTAAGACCATTTGGTTTGATTTTATGGCGCTTTGTGATGGGCCGCGTAGCCAGAACGATTATATGAAATTGGCCGATAGCTATGACGTAATTGTGCTTAGTGATGTATTGCAAATGGGCGGCGTGATTGAGGAAGTGACTGTTGCCAAGGGCATTGAAGATGGCGATACCAATTATAAACTAACGCCTGCTGCGGCGGTGCAAATTGGTTATCTAGATGACTGTGCACGGCGTTTTATTGCGTTAGTTGATGAGTTTTATGATCGCAATAAATTATTGGTTATTGACGCGCCTTGCGCAATTGGTGCGCTTTATCGCGGCGGACGCGTGACCAAGGCATTTGAGCGAACCGTAAGTCGGCTCACTCAAATGCAAAGTCAGGCCTATCAGGACAAAGTCGGCCAACTCAACAACACGATATTTACGCTAGAGTAA
- a CDS encoding chemotaxis protein CheC — translation MTSDIFTEDYCDTLCELFNIGMGRAAVSFSEMMGDEVLLTVPSLKAVDFNTALELFQCISPGHVNAVEQCFDGQFSGNAFLFFNDESSLELVRSILGEGNWGSELGELEQEALKEVSNIILNACFGCIADVLECELTSSVPELISGDIGDVFDVERMHIGEEPMVLTLSMSFSLTSKEVKGQVSLIMASESIKRLITELERFSTLYV, via the coding sequence ATGACATCAGATATCTTTACCGAAGATTATTGCGATACGTTATGCGAACTGTTCAATATTGGTATGGGCAGGGCCGCAGTTTCATTTAGCGAAATGATGGGGGATGAGGTGTTACTCACCGTTCCTTCGTTAAAGGCGGTGGATTTTAACACGGCACTTGAGCTATTTCAGTGTATTTCTCCTGGCCATGTTAATGCCGTTGAGCAGTGTTTTGACGGTCAGTTCTCCGGTAACGCATTTTTGTTTTTTAATGATGAGTCAAGCTTGGAATTAGTGCGCAGTATTTTAGGCGAGGGCAATTGGGGAAGTGAACTTGGAGAGTTAGAGCAAGAAGCACTAAAAGAAGTGTCGAATATTATTCTAAATGCCTGTTTTGGCTGTATTGCCGATGTGCTCGAATGTGAGCTAACTAGCAGTGTACCTGAGTTAATTTCTGGCGATATTGGTGATGTATTTGATGTTGAGCGGATGCATATCGGCGAAGAGCCTATGGTCTTAACACTATCAATGTCATTTAGCTTGACTAGCAAAGAGGTTAAAGGACAGGTGAGCCTTATAATGGCAAGTGAGTCCATAAAACGCCTTATTACCGAACTAGAGCGGTTTTCGACGCTTTACGTATAA
- a CDS encoding bifunctional diguanylate cyclase/phosphodiesterase — MQKLLSDIVFDNTNCGLLVIDGSGSIIDVNQWFVKHSKKDESSLIGTNLFDCFELNNEITIKRAIEHATSYGMSSILSSALHPRLFPLYTKSHKKDTLMEQTCYVKSVSFDNRRYALFQVQDVTDSVNREKLLRNRTQELSIFSLAVRHSPSAVVITDALGIIEYVNPKFSEITDFESYDCIGRPYFSLGRLSSNESIEENIWRMLEQHREWVGERCNLKKGGEKYWANEHIYPLIDRNNVITHYVAMQDDVTQFRNMSRKFSYQAAHDSLTGLINRQEFESILRTTVEDNEQGDETHVLCFIDIDQFKLINDTCGHVAGDELLRQISVLFNRHCASSDTLARIGGDEFALLLIATDVSQAKLICEMLIKLVEDFRFRWNEHVFKLGISIGVTEITRHHNNYVEALKQVDSACYAAKEAGRNRYHVYQEDDKVLAQRKDDTYWATKINGALENDRLALFAQPIVPLQTHDKISYEILVRMIDESGNLIPPGLFLPAAERFDLSHRIDKWVIDNTLAWLCQHHDDINHIDHISINLSGLSLSNEMLLQHIISAIKANKVEASKLSFEITETAAIANLTHAKLFISALNAYGCKFALDDFGSGLSSFAYLKNLKVDMLKIDGMFIKDMLEDPIDEAMVKSINDVGQVMGMETIAEFVENDDIRKRLEEMGINYGQGYGLGKPVPIDEIIHSTVELA, encoded by the coding sequence ATGCAAAAGTTACTCTCGGATATTGTTTTTGATAACACTAACTGCGGACTGTTAGTGATAGATGGCTCTGGTTCTATTATCGATGTAAATCAATGGTTTGTTAAGCATTCTAAAAAAGATGAGTCGTCTCTCATTGGCACAAATTTATTTGATTGTTTTGAATTAAATAATGAAATTACAATAAAAAGGGCCATAGAACATGCAACATCCTATGGTATGTCATCTATTCTCTCTAGCGCATTGCATCCAAGGTTATTCCCGCTTTATACAAAATCTCATAAAAAAGACACGTTGATGGAGCAAACCTGTTATGTTAAATCCGTTAGTTTTGACAATCGACGTTATGCACTATTTCAAGTTCAAGATGTCACCGATTCGGTCAATCGCGAGAAATTGCTGCGCAATCGCACGCAAGAGTTATCTATCTTTTCACTCGCAGTGCGTCATAGTCCTAGTGCCGTAGTTATTACCGATGCCCTAGGCATTATTGAATACGTCAATCCGAAATTTTCTGAAATCACCGATTTTGAAAGTTATGACTGCATCGGTCGCCCTTATTTTAGTCTTGGTCGCTTGTCCTCAAATGAATCTATAGAAGAGAATATTTGGCGCATGCTTGAACAACATCGTGAATGGGTTGGCGAACGTTGTAATTTGAAGAAAGGCGGTGAAAAGTATTGGGCCAACGAGCATATTTATCCGTTGATAGATAGAAATAATGTAATTACCCATTATGTGGCCATGCAAGATGATGTGACTCAGTTTCGCAATATGTCACGAAAATTTAGTTATCAAGCGGCGCACGATTCTTTAACTGGCCTAATAAATCGACAAGAATTTGAAAGTATTTTACGTACAACGGTGGAGGATAATGAACAGGGGGATGAAACACATGTATTGTGTTTTATCGATATCGACCAATTCAAACTTATCAATGATACTTGTGGCCACGTAGCAGGCGACGAATTGCTTAGACAAATCTCAGTACTTTTTAATCGACATTGTGCATCAAGCGATACTTTAGCTCGTATTGGCGGAGATGAGTTCGCATTGTTACTTATCGCCACAGATGTCTCTCAAGCAAAGCTAATTTGTGAAATGCTCATTAAATTGGTAGAGGACTTTCGTTTTCGCTGGAATGAACACGTTTTTAAACTCGGTATTAGTATTGGTGTCACGGAAATCACACGACATCACAACAATTATGTTGAAGCACTAAAACAGGTAGATAGCGCATGTTATGCGGCAAAAGAAGCTGGGCGCAATCGCTATCATGTCTATCAAGAAGACGATAAGGTACTAGCACAGCGCAAGGACGATACTTATTGGGCTACTAAGATTAACGGTGCTTTAGAAAATGATCGCTTAGCATTGTTCGCCCAGCCAATAGTGCCATTGCAAACTCATGATAAAATTAGCTATGAAATTCTAGTGCGAATGATCGATGAGTCTGGCAACTTGATACCGCCGGGCTTATTTTTACCCGCCGCAGAGCGTTTTGATTTATCGCACCGCATTGATAAATGGGTTATTGACAATACCCTTGCATGGCTATGTCAGCATCACGATGACATTAATCACATTGACCATATTTCCATTAACCTTTCTGGCTTGTCACTTAGTAACGAAATGTTATTGCAACACATCATTAGCGCTATAAAAGCCAATAAGGTGGAAGCGTCAAAGTTATCATTTGAAATCACCGAAACCGCCGCCATTGCCAATTTGACGCACGCAAAGCTCTTTATTAGCGCGTTAAACGCTTACGGTTGTAAATTCGCACTCGATGATTTTGGTAGTGGCTTGTCGTCTTTTGCTTATTTGAAAAACCTAAAAGTCGATATGTTAAAGATTGATGGCATGTTTATTAAAGACATGCTCGAAGATCCTATTGACGAAGCGATGGTAAAATCGATTAACGACGTTGGCCAAGTAATGGGTATGGAAACTATTGCCGAGTTTGTTGAAAATGACGATATTCGCAAGCGATTAGAGGAAATGGGAATTAACTACGGCCAAGGTTATGGCTTAGGAAAGCCAGTTCCTATCGATGAAATAATTCATAGCACAGTGGAATTGGCTTAA
- the ylqF gene encoding ribosome biogenesis GTPase YlqF: MSIQWFPGHMHKARKEMMEVMGQIDIIIEVVDARIPYSSENPFANELRGDKPLIKVLNKCDLANDEVVNQWQEHLNSQQGVSSLAITANEPTQVTKILDLCRKLVPQRDEMGKDIRAMIMGIPNVGKSTIINILAGRVIAKTGNEPAVTKRQQRINLKNGIVLCDTPGILWPKVHNEHSGYRLAITGAIKDTAFEYEDIASYAAEYFLKDYPEMIKERYKLGDLPHTDWELIEDIGHARGFKRAGGRVDMHKTCEILLHEFRSGTIGKICLETPDMAIAEQIIVDEKLAQEALEGKTKKKKPKKKRRR; encoded by the coding sequence ATGTCAATTCAATGGTTCCCCGGCCACATGCACAAAGCCCGTAAAGAAATGATGGAAGTCATGGGGCAAATCGATATTATCATCGAGGTAGTGGACGCGCGCATTCCTTATTCAAGCGAAAATCCATTTGCCAATGAATTGCGCGGTGATAAGCCATTAATTAAAGTACTCAACAAATGTGATTTGGCCAATGATGAAGTAGTTAACCAATGGCAAGAACATCTCAATAGCCAACAAGGTGTTTCCTCGCTGGCGATTACCGCTAATGAACCAACGCAAGTGACTAAAATTTTAGATTTGTGTCGTAAACTAGTACCACAGCGCGATGAAATGGGCAAAGACATTCGCGCGATGATTATGGGCATTCCTAACGTTGGTAAGTCGACCATAATCAATATTCTTGCTGGTCGTGTTATTGCTAAGACGGGTAATGAACCTGCAGTAACTAAACGTCAACAGCGTATTAATCTTAAAAATGGTATTGTGCTATGTGATACGCCTGGGATCTTATGGCCGAAAGTGCACAACGAGCACAGTGGCTATCGTTTAGCTATTACTGGTGCAATTAAAGACACTGCGTTTGAATATGAAGACATTGCATCGTATGCAGCGGAGTATTTTCTTAAAGACTATCCAGAGATGATCAAAGAGCGTTATAAGCTTGGTGATTTACCGCATACCGATTGGGAGCTCATCGAAGATATCGGCCATGCCCGCGGTTTTAAGCGTGCTGGAGGCAGAGTCGATATGCATAAAACCTGTGAGATTTTATTACATGAATTCCGCTCAGGTACCATCGGCAAGATTTGTTTAGAAACGCCAGACATGGCAATAGCAGAGCAAATAATCGTCGATGAAAAATTAGCGCAAGAGGCGCTTGAAGGGAAAACGAAAAAGAAGAAACCTAAGAAAAAACGCCGTAGATAA
- a CDS encoding response regulator encodes MAKPKSVLVVDDSRLTRMMIVKMIKTHHSDWSISEAATAKEALERVDSASFDYISLDHNMPDGTGYDILPKINELQPHAHIGIFTANIQAVVKQRFEDLGATFYGKPINEEMILKFTADGGL; translated from the coding sequence ATGGCAAAGCCAAAATCAGTTTTAGTTGTCGATGATAGTCGCTTAACCCGCATGATGATCGTTAAGATGATCAAAACTCACCACAGCGATTGGTCTATTAGCGAAGCAGCCACAGCAAAAGAAGCACTTGAGCGGGTAGATAGTGCATCTTTTGACTACATTTCCCTCGACCATAACATGCCTGATGGCACTGGTTACGATATTCTTCCTAAAATTAATGAATTACAGCCACATGCCCACATTGGGATTTTTACAGCCAATATTCAAGCTGTTGTCAAACAGCGATTCGAAGATTTAGGGGCGACGTTCTATGGTAAGCCGATTAATGAAGAAATGATCCTTAAGTTTACCGCGGATGGAGGCTTGTAA
- a CDS encoding chemotaxis protein CheW encodes MNMDTNHSNWMQSNTEQILTFSLNNEEFGVNILMVNEIREWSNITTIPGIANYVKGVLHLRGNIVPIIDLREKFGLEPIPYGPTTVVILLNISSGEEQSVIGIVVDAVSDTHAVDNNEIREKPTVGGFIDVEYIEGLVEVDERLVLLLDVNKLLTEGQLNELKAAI; translated from the coding sequence ATGAATATGGATACAAATCACAGCAACTGGATGCAGTCTAATACTGAGCAAATCCTCACTTTTTCCCTAAATAACGAAGAGTTCGGCGTTAATATACTGATGGTTAATGAGATCAGGGAATGGAGCAATATCACAACTATTCCAGGCATTGCTAATTACGTCAAAGGCGTACTGCATCTGCGAGGAAACATTGTTCCCATCATTGATTTACGAGAAAAATTTGGTCTCGAGCCCATTCCTTATGGACCGACTACAGTTGTCATATTACTCAATATTTCCTCTGGCGAAGAGCAAAGTGTGATAGGTATAGTGGTAGATGCAGTCTCTGACACACATGCTGTAGACAACAATGAGATAAGAGAAAAACCGACTGTAGGTGGCTTTATCGACGTCGAATACATCGAAGGATTGGTGGAAGTTGACGAGCGTTTAGTCTTGCTATTAGACGTCAATAAATTGCTCACAGAAGGTCAGCTCAACGAATTAAAAGCGGCAATTTAA
- the nhaD gene encoding sodium:proton antiporter NhaD: MVSGVILALIALAFVLIVIEDIIHVNKAKTTLFFGTLCWIIIFVTPLGGYSSEALQHKLDHNILEIATLWLFLMAAMTFVAYLNSKGFIQNLVHRIMPTQISERKLMFLVGIFAFIFSSISDNITATLISLAVIMSLKLDAKKRIKYATLIVFAVNSGGVSLITGDVTTLMIFLAGKVSIANLLLLIIPAAVSVMVLASMLSIGMNGTLTFEKVANKAIEKTDITIATIFLSTIIGTLLLSALYRVPPVLTFLFGLSLMFLVAQFLMRKKDVNRKIIDYIREIEYDTLLFFVGVLLLVGALKEIGVLAKFTDLYQYLAPTYANYIMGIMSALIDNVPLTAALLKADIAMNARQWLAFTYATGVGGSMLIIGSAAGIIAMSKVKELTFMSYLRMSLYLLIAYTVGYYGAYLAGNFIALA; this comes from the coding sequence ATGGTTTCCGGTGTTATTCTCGCACTTATCGCCCTCGCCTTTGTCCTCATCGTTATCGAAGACATTATTCATGTCAATAAAGCTAAAACAACGCTGTTTTTTGGAACGCTGTGTTGGATAATTATTTTTGTTACGCCCCTTGGCGGATATTCAAGTGAAGCCTTACAGCACAAACTCGATCACAACATTTTAGAGATTGCCACTTTGTGGTTATTCTTAATGGCCGCCATGACGTTTGTTGCCTACTTAAACTCTAAAGGCTTTATTCAGAACCTTGTTCACCGGATTATGCCAACGCAAATTAGCGAACGTAAACTGATGTTTCTAGTGGGAATCTTCGCATTTATCTTCTCATCGATTTCCGACAATATCACTGCGACCTTAATTTCGCTTGCCGTCATTATGTCTCTCAAACTCGATGCTAAAAAACGCATAAAATACGCGACCCTTATCGTCTTTGCAGTAAACTCTGGCGGCGTATCCTTAATCACTGGCGATGTGACGACTTTAATGATCTTCCTCGCTGGCAAGGTGTCTATCGCCAACCTTTTACTATTAATCATTCCTGCAGCGGTAAGTGTGATGGTACTTGCCTCAATGCTCTCTATTGGTATGAACGGCACGCTGACCTTTGAGAAAGTTGCCAATAAAGCCATTGAGAAGACGGACATTACCATCGCCACCATTTTCCTAAGCACCATTATCGGTACCTTGCTATTGAGCGCTCTCTATCGCGTACCGCCGGTGCTTACCTTTTTATTCGGCCTGTCACTGATGTTCTTAGTGGCGCAATTTTTGATGCGTAAGAAAGACGTTAATCGCAAAATTATCGATTACATTCGCGAAATTGAATATGACACCTTGTTGTTCTTTGTCGGTGTATTGCTGCTGGTTGGCGCGTTAAAAGAGATTGGTGTGTTAGCGAAATTCACCGACTTATATCAATACCTCGCCCCAACGTACGCAAACTACATAATGGGCATCATGTCGGCGCTAATTGACAATGTGCCATTAACCGCAGCCTTACTCAAAGCCGACATTGCTATGAATGCGCGTCAATGGCTAGCATTTACTTATGCAACGGGCGTTGGCGGCTCAATGCTAATCATCGGCTCAGCAGCAGGTATTATCGCCATGAGTAAGGTGAAGGAGCTCACCTTTATGAGCTACCTACGCATGAGTTTATACCTATTGATAGCTTATACAGTCGGATACTATGGCGCTTATTTGGCGGGCAACTTCATTGCTTTAGCCTAA